One window of the Pieris brassicae chromosome 4, ilPieBrab1.1, whole genome shotgun sequence genome contains the following:
- the LOC123708404 gene encoding cuticle protein 8-like, which produces MLLWAGLLACLSTVLAVPIFAPLYQAAFHAPVAVQPITYPRYVFNYGVKDPHTGDIKSQQEERNGDVVRGSYSLVEPDGSTRTVTYTADDHNGFNAVVHKTGHYTHPVRVHTPALPPAVPLVPSLPVPAFFG; this is translated from the exons ATGTTG CTTTGGGCTGGTCTTCTGGCCTGTTTGAGTACAGTACTAGCAGTTCCTATCTTTGCCCCTCTCTACCAGGCAGCTTTTCACGCACCGGTTGCTGTTCAACCTATT ACTTATCCCAGATACGTATTCAACTATGGAGTAAAAGACCCACATACAGGAGATATTAAGTCACAACAAGAAGAGAGAAATGGCGATGTAGTAAGAG GAAGCTATTCACTAGTGGAACCTGACGGATCTACGCGCACGGTGACATACACTGCCGATGACCATAATGGTTTCAATGCTGTTGTACACAAGACTGGACATTACACGCACCCT GTTCGGGTCCACACACCTGCACTTCCGCCTGCTGTTCCCTTAGTACCTTCTCTTCCTGTTCCAGCGTTCTTTGGTTAA